The genomic segment TCCGCCAGCGCCTCTCGCCGGCGGGCAGGCATCCGATCGATCGCCCGGCACAGAGGAGGTGCAGTTCGGTGCCCCCCCTTCGCCGGAAAGCGACGACCCGGAGGAGAGGAGGCTGCACCGGGCATCTCCCGGCAAGGGCATCGCAGGGGCGTCGCAGGACGCCGGCGAGGGCATGCACTGCACGAAGGCGCAAGCGGAGAACGCTGCCGCGGCACCACCCTGCCGCACCGCCACGGATAGCCACCTCTTTTCCGCCCCGTTGTGCAGAGACGACGCATCCGAGAATGGCATCGCCCGCGAGGAGATAGGGATCGCAGGAGAGATTGTTGTCGCCCTGTGTGCGTATCCCGCAGGGAGTGACCGCGACGACGCGGTGGATGACGATCCGGCTGCGTCCGGGGGGCCGGAAGAGGATCACGTCTCCTCTCCTGATCCCGCGCCCGGCATCACAGGGACGATAGCGGAGGAGGTCGAGAGTCTTGAGAGTCGGGTACATGCTCGGCCCGACATAGGTGATGAGGCCCGGTCTGTCGGGGAAGATGCGCGCGAACCGTTCCATCAGTTCGTCCCCCGTCCTTCTGCGCACGAGGCCATCGAGCGCTCGATCTCTTCCCAGAACCGGCCGTGGCGCGTGGCACTGAGACGGAACGCGGGGACCCTGCAGGCGAGAGTCGATGCATTTGCGAAGATGTCCGCTCTGAATCTCCGGGCGGCGGGCGTATCGAGATGCCGCAGGTACAGCTGAATGATCTGGATGGCCGAGGCTGTGATCTCTACGGCTGCTTCTCCCTGCCCGACCGGAACCGCAGCGTCATGGTCGGCCTGCTCCAGGAAGTACACTGCCCTGATAGGACGGTTCCCCCGCAGGTCCCAGGTCTTTTCAGTATGGCCCCGCATCGTAAGGTCGCTCCATGTGGGAAGAGGATGCGCGTGATATGCGCCATTCGTGTCCCTGACAATGACTGCCATATCGTCACCGAGTCCCTCCCACGGCGGGGGGGCCCGGGCGGCGCAGGTGGATTTCCCTGTCCCGCCGGGGGCGGCGATCACGACGCCGTCGTTTTTGCGGGAGAGAAAGGCGGCATGCAGGGGAAGTGCACCCGAAGGCAAAAGTTCGGTACAGAGAAAAGAGAGAGTGTCTCTCATTC from the Methanofollis sp. genome contains:
- the scmC gene encoding SynChlorMet cassette protein ScmC — protein: MSWSDRTIWYPFTLADGNGWAFGAEDDLRSWMARFATVLKLDEGPADGKRKILFTQHPPSSPVWKYRDLRYLRVWSHAGWPGYLIQILRLQDQGSSIDYFRMRDTLSFLCTELLPSGALPLHAAFLSRKNDGVVIAAPGGTGKSTCAARAPPPWEGLGDDMAVIVRDTNGAYHAHPLPTWSDLTMRGHTEKTWDLRGNRPIRAVYFLEQADHDAAVPVGQGEAAVEITASAIQIIQLYLRHLDTPAARRFRADIFANASTLACRVPAFRLSATRHGRFWEEIERSMASCAEGRGTN